A genome region from Bacillaceae bacterium IKA-2 includes the following:
- a CDS encoding NADH-quinone oxidoreductase subunit A — MELDLYLNSYVYVIIFMLLGIALPVGGLTFGRLVRPHNPYPDKLTTYESGISPTGDAQVRFSVAYYIVALEFVIFDIETVFLYPWAVALDQLGWFGINAMLIFIVVLGLGLAYSWKKKVLEWN, encoded by the coding sequence ATGGAATTGGATTTATATCTAAACAGTTATGTTTATGTCATTATATTTATGCTTTTAGGTATTGCACTTCCAGTTGGAGGATTGACGTTTGGTCGTTTAGTAAGACCACACAACCCATATCCTGATAAATTAACTACTTATGAAAGTGGAATTTCACCAACTGGAGATGCCCAGGTGCGGTTTAGTGTGGCCTACTACATAGTAGCGCTAGAGTTCGTAATTTTCGATATTGAAACCGTTTTCTTATATCCTTGGGCAGTTGCACTTGACCAGCTTGGATGGTTTGGGATCAATGCAATGCTTATCTTTATAGTTGTTCTTGGCTTAGGTCTTGCGTACTCTTGGAAAAAGAAGGTGCTAGAATGGAATTAA